The following DNA comes from Erigeron canadensis isolate Cc75 chromosome 3, C_canadensis_v1, whole genome shotgun sequence.
tatagtttccttattttgagaaccattttttctgtaagaaccatgaaaactcttaaatatatatttgttcacatgttttttttgttcattcacatgtgaaatgatataaaaatgtatgttgtagaaaaaactttttgaagaaacctTTAAAGTagccttttatgaacttgtgaatgaatttattcacattttcTGTTTACATGTGACAAactatatataagattttgaaaagaaaaaaaattcttctgcaacatgtatttttataacgtttcacatgtgaatgaacaaaaaacatgtgatccaatataaaatttaggagttctcacggttattacaaaaaaataagttctcaaaataagaatccaatatatatagtttccttaatatatatatatatatacatagagagagagagagagagttaggttattacgaaaactaaaaatttGTCGAGAACTATTTTAAACCATTAGATGAGATTAATCAATGGCTATCAAtaatatacatttaaaactattaataaatagttataaattgtaaaagggtaaacatgggattataaactatataaataaaccGTCTCTTCCATAACAAAACTTCAACAAATTCAGCAACTACattcactacaacaaatatgttatttctTAACActcttttcttcacattttttaaaaatgttaaaaaaattgttaatttgttcacacttataaatatgtgaaaaagaactcacatttaaaaatgtgaataaagttaaaggatcaaattttttttacaattatatatgtataaacaaaaagttcacatttttaagtgcgtaaaaatatataattgttcacacttaaaagtgtggaaGTAATTTGTGACACCAAATTTCTTTACACAAAAGGAAGTGCGATAAAtttgagtgtgacaaattaGCTTTCACACTATTAAGTGTGAAAATGCTTgacattttttcacacttttaagtgtgaacattttgtttatacatttatcattgtgaaaaaaatatgactttattaattttttcacacttctaagtgtaaatttttttttatataattttaaatgtgaacaaatcAACATATTTTTTCACATTATTTAGAAATGcgatgaaataattgttagcaattaacatttttgttgtagtgatttGATAGTTCAAATAATTATCTGATTTCAATGTTATTTAAATTTAAGAGTCTTATCAATGGATAAACATAGCttttctatttacttttttaaatcAGAAGATTTctatgatattttaaaattttaccttttttaattcaataatatatattaattataataatataggATTATCAATGTGTTGTCATGatgttcaaaaatataaataaaaatatgttatacatataaattaccAAAATAAATCTTTTGATTAAATTTCTAAACTTTTTGGCTGATACACATATGAATGAATTTGTACACAAATGTATAGATACATATCTTTTGACAAAAttcacaagtatgtttaaaaACAATCACATATAAATTGCGTTCACATGTAAACACCTTTTATTAACACATGCGTATGATGATGTtcatatgtaaacaacttttatttatacatctGTGCGATGATATTCACATgtaaacaacttttatttatacatgtgTGCGATAATGTTCACATgtaaacaacttttatttacaGATGCTGTAAACATGTAAAAACTTTATAAGATAAGATTTTATTAAACGATTTGCTTAAActattaaaaattatcattatgGAGACAGAGAGTGTTAAAGtgtcaattttatttttaacattttatgtcTAGTAGTATTACGAAACATTTTTATAACCAGAGCACGTAGACATTGTTTTGattacattttaattaattaaatcttttaaaatatattttactaagttattaaaaaaaagttttgaaaaatacaGCATAAAACATACGTAGGAATAAGTTGATCAATTCTATAATCATCATAGAGTAAAAATAGGTCAAACGTTATATATGGAGATATTTAAGgattcatttaattaaaataatttttatttttatatgattatttaaGTATAAAATTATCCTCATTTAAAAATGATCTCGCTATATTTTctttgttctcattttatcttttaatatatatatatatatatatatataatagagtaATTATTATAGCATGCGCCTTGTGGAataactacgacaaacaattccatcaatatatctCAGTTAATAATGAAAGTGACGAATCTGTGGTTATTGTACataacttgcaaagtataacacttgaaacggtatatttttaaacttataagtttttatgatttaaatttatgaaaatctaatattgataatatcgtaaattccGTGTCAAGTGCTGAACAcagatctaaaatctagtatatatctAGATTAGGGGAGCAAGTTAAAAGAAGCCAACGAGGTGATTTAATATATCCATCCTATCCAATCCAATCCAATGAAAAACATTTGGCGCTCCAACATTCGAAATGAAATGAgggaaggtggtggtggtgcgcATATTTGCCAATGTTTAAGCCGGATATCAACATTCCGTCGTACTTCTCCGATCACAATCTATGGTAACAGAGTTAACAATGGACATCGCTTTGTTGACGCTGTTTTGGACCTTTCTTTCGGACTTAGCCAACTCGGCGTCAAACCCGGTGACGTTGTCGCCATCTCAGCTTTCAACAGGTATCGCCCTCTCTTTCTTCCTTTTGGAATTTagaatgaataataataatacataatatcatttagattaattaaGATTACTTGATTGAAGACATGTTGTTGCTTCTTCCATTTAGTCAGTCAAACTTTAACTATAGGCTTATATTTGTGGAGAGCCTTCTAGcttttaggaagaaaaaaaaaactcgtgtTAGATAGATATATCAACAAGTTTTTAGCTTCTAGtgattttacactttttattcatatatagtttatgccaaacacttaaatatatctaaaaagctTCGGCTACCCGCTATCAGCCATGAGCTATAATTTTGTCTTAAATATAATCTGGCAAATTGGGTTCTCTAATGATTTCACTTTAGTTAAATGAGAAATAAAAAAGTAAGTCAGACAAATTAAAAGGTAAGTTGTTATTTTGGataattaaatttttagaataCTAGTTGTAGATTATGAACTTTCGTTGGACAAATTAAAGGGATAAGTACCTgggaatgtaatgaactatgcatgaatgtttatgttatgtaatgaactacttatgtttattatatgtaatgaacttttaaatcctaTTTATTGGATGCAACCGGGTATATGTGGCGACCATATAAGCtaccacttgtaagtttttgattggtcagatacatccaataacctggatttgaaagttcattacatacaataaacattcaagtaattcattacacaacataaacatttgtgcatagttcattacattctcAGACACTTATCcccaaattaaattaaaaaggtgGACATGAAcaatcttaaatttttttagagCTCACGGTTTAACTGTTTTATAGCCCTATTAtaagtttaaataaataaaggctGGTGTATAATATTTATTGATAATTATTTCAGTGAGCTATATCTGGAGTGGTTATTAGCCATCACATTTGTTGGGGGAATAGTTGCAACCCTCAATTATCGATGGGTAAGCAAAAACCCGCTACATGATTTGATAAcacgttttttgtttatttatctaGATTTATGATTTTGCCTATATattttacatacatacatgttaGAGCTTCGAAGAGGCTCTATGTGCAATGCAAGATGTGAAACCGGTAATCTTGGTCACTGACAACGACAATAGCTCTAACTGGCATTCAGATTTCCAACCTTGTTCTGTTCAGTCTCTAAAATGGCATGTTCTCATGGACTCCCACAATAGATACAGCTCTGCAGATAACGGTCTGTAATTTGATAGTATTACGTGACCATATAAAATTGCATACAGTTATATAAATACAGTCAATTTGCAGTACTAACTACCAATACGCTTAAGACGCCATCTCCAAGATCACATTCATTCAACTACTCCTTCAATTGTAATGGCGCGGCCATAGTATGCTTTACTTCAGGTACgcatttttaaattaaacttcTCTTTATGTCTCATATGCATGGTCTGATTCAGACATTCTGTTTGTAGGGACTACTGGAAGGCCAAAGGGTGTCATCCTAAGCCATTCAGCTTTGATTATACAATCTCTTGCCAAGATCGCTACTATTGGCTATAACGAGGATGATGTACAAATTCTCATATATTTCTTTCAGCCTCATATACATATTCTGGCATTTTCCTTTCAGCCTCACTTTGTATAACTTGTTGAATGGAACTGAGTGATTTTCATGTCATTTAAATGCAGATGTATTTGCATACTGCTCCATTAGGCCATGTGGGTGGGCTATCATCGGCTTTAGCCATACTAATGGTGGGAGGATGTCATGTATTGACACCCAAATTTGAAGCCAAGTCAGCTCTTCAAGCTATTGAGAAATTTCACGTGACTTCTTTCATAACAGTTCCCACGATAATGTCTGATATGATCTCATTAGTCAGGTATTTTTCGTAGATCCATACAACTGTATGGAAAAGTACTCTGTTGATCTTATATCAGATTTTCAGGACCAAAGATAAACAACTAGAGTTACCTATGGtgaaaaagattttgaatggtGGTGGCAGCCTTTCAGCCAAACTTATAGAAGATGCAACCAGTATTTTCCCTAATGCTAGACTTTTCACAGCTTACGGTTAGTTTATAATTATGTAAATGTTCCTCAAAGATATATGTagcacattttattttttttgtttccggTTGCTTATGGTTTTTTTTACTGAAAGGGATGACTGAGGGTTGTTCGTCCCTAACTTTCATGACGCTTCATGATCCTACAAAGCAAATAACTACAGACAGAAAGTTAAGTTTGGTCAACCAAGAGGGTGTTTGTGTAGGAAAGCCCGCCCCACATGTTGAGTTAAAGATCAGCACCGATGGTTCAAGTCATGTTGGACAGGTATTAACGAGGGGGCCTCACCTAATGATTGGATATTGGGACCAGATTTCAGTGAAAGAAAATTTTGGCTCTGAAGGCTGGCATGAAACTGGTGATATAGGGCGGATAGATGATAATGGTAACTTATGGCTTATTGGGCGTTTAAAAGGGCGCATCAAAAGCGGAGGAGAAAACATTTATCCTGAAGAGGTAAGCGTCATGAAGTATGAACTtcctaatatattgaaaaaaaaaaagtgacaacCACATTAAAGTGTATCTCTTGTTTCAGAAAATCGGGAGTATAAGATTATCAGTTGTGAATATGTAGAGGTTTTGTTGACATGTTTGTCCTCTGTATCAATGTAGGTAGAAACTGTCATATTAAAACATCCTGGGATTTCTGCGATTGCAGTCGTTGGACTTCCAGATACCCGGCTAACAGAAATGGTGGTTGCTTGCATCCAATTAAACCACAACTGGACATGGGCAGGTTCACGTTCAGACCACTTGGAAATAGATAACCAGCGTATATCCAGTGAAACCCTCCAGCAATTCTGTAGAACAAATAATTTGACAGGGTAAGTATGTCCAAAATTACTGATAGATGTGCAACAGTGTGGAACTACTGGCAATCCGAACCATTTGCCTAAAAATGGGTTGATCTtagtattttatctccaacaGATCAAACAGGTGAAATGGGCTGACAAGGTCAAAcagtttaaaagttaaaagtgtTTCAAATATAAACCTACGTTCCTTTACCTAAatgaattaatattatttatattaacaaTATGGTGTTTCTGATcttattttaatgatttaaaaGCTTACATAAAATGGACGATATTTATGATAGGTCAACCAACCCGCCTCAACCATCTGGATTGTATTAAATAATTATCTGTTTTGACTTGCTACTCAACCCATCTAGTTTGTTCCCTCTAGTTCAATActttgacttgtccattataTTGATTTAACTCAAGGTCGTGTATTCATTTGCAGGTTCAAAGTTCCCAAAATATTCATAAGATGGAACAAGAAATTCCCATTGACAACAAGTGGCAAGTTAAGAAGAGATCAACTCAAAGGAGAAGTCATGCTTCACTTAAAATTACTCCCGAGCAGTTTATAAGGTGGCCATTTATGGCTATGCCCGGAATAGGGTAAACATATAGGAGTACATATCAATTCCATTGTTTTCCATATAAGGTGAGAAATTCATTCTATCACATTGTTTAATACGTTTATAAGTATATTCCCGGAAACTTGTACACATAACGACTTGTTTTGACGAGTTTTATAAAAGCTTATGAGTTCCAACCAGAAATAACCGCAGTGAATTCATAGTAATGGCAACTCATTGTAACAGTGGTTAGATCCAATTAATCTTTTTATACAAGATATAAGGCTATCTCTAATGAGGTGCCCTTAGATATCTTTGATATCCTTTAccgttgaagcttgtccaaaactaagaatttttttaaggatgcccttacttgtccttacctaatatatttttgtttttagtagaCGTTAAAGGATATGTTAGGATGTTTGTAtagttggagataaaattataaaatacgaaggatttataaagatttgtaaggatttttaaggatatgatgtgacagctCAAGCACGTCTAAAGACGTCTTTAGCATTGGACATAGTAAGATCAACTAACATGGTTGAACAGGTCAATAACTTTTACTTGAAAAGGACATACAAGTCAATGGTACATCctgaagaaaaatatatttggaTAGGTCAAAAGGAAATGTAACAACTCCCATCATCAAAATAGCATGAAGAGAAGGGTAACTACCCCCATCAAACTAGTCAATAAACCTTTTTGTTTAGTACGAGTATTTATTTAACACAAGGATATCTTTCAATGGTATTTTTAGATCCAACTTTATTTTGgattaattttaaagaatctcaATTCATTATTATTCGATAAACACTACTTTATGAGATGAAATCAACTAATCATTGATTGCTTAGCTTCTTAAGCCGGTTCTTATAAGGAGGGGAGTCCTGGAGCTTCTTGTCTGCGAGCTCAACGCCACATCATCCAGGACTCCTCTCGGGACTCTCCCTACTTATAAAAACAGCTTCTTTGAACTTCttcgccacatcatcaattatttataatttatctcacacgtatatatatatacaccacacatgaaacaaaaaaaattaataataatacccCACCTCTCATGCATCTTCCAACTTTTCCAAGAGGACTCTTACTTAAAGACGCACCTTCACGACGCTCGCTATCTATAGTGTCTTGCGTCTAAGTGGTCAAGGACTCTCGCTGAAGACTCTTATAAAAACCGGCCTTTAAAAAACAGATGTGTTTTTTGTCAATTTATCAAAACACATCAGAATTTTAATTAATAGGGAGTATTTATTTAGAAAATATACATACAAAGTCAAAGATATTTCCAACCAAGAGAATTATAGCACCACGCCCCCACCATCATTAACATAGTCAAAGAGAATGGTAACCACCCCATTAAAGTGATCAAACTTATAAACAACTTAGATCCTGATTTTGCATTAAtcatttggttgattattagCGTATTTATATGAAACAAAATCAGAAAATCTATATCCgacttgatttttattataaccTCATAGATATGTGAGATTTCAATCTTTTACTCAGATACAAACAAGTAAACAACCTAATCAAGGTATAGTAGCTATTTTCAAATGTAAACATACAAAAGGTATAAAATGATAACATATAAACTATCTTGAAGTTGGCTGTCAATATGTATAGTACGTCATAACAATATCAATTGGGGGTGAATAGGATCGGGtttctttttatgaaatttaaattttattatggatttttaatttttgtgtttcttttgaatttttttaatcagcttttaaattttagtttttttagtaAATTTCTAGTAACCACCTAGTGGGGTTAATAGTGAAATGGCCAACCATTTTGGTTGTATTATTAAGATTTTCTTAGAAAatcattatgtttttatatttatatatcaacaTCTATACGTATTAACAGTTATAACGCAACGACAAAACATCGATTAGATGGACGCTATCACGCTAAAGACAATGAATGATAGATCAAACGATTGCAGTCTGTTCTAAGACTTCACCATAATATGATGAGGTGTCCCTATAACCATTATGTATCAAATATCGACTGTTTAATAAAATTTCGAACGCTAAACACGGCGAAAAGATATCCTCGTCTGCTTGTAATTTGCAAACACTACGTGTGTGGTCGATAATGATAGCAGGTTGAAATAAAATGGTGGGAAAGCGTTGAAAGCCGTGGACGGAATTTTCAAAACTGAGTTAAATGAATGTTTGGTCAAACATTCTACGAGTATTTAAAACGTTGCCATCATTGCTCTCCCTACACATCAGAAGCCCACAACTTCTTTCCTGTAATTATATTGTgtacataattacatatcatGTTTCATTAcaataaataaacatttaaGAAACTGAGAACCACATTAGATTAAAGTCTTTTTTAAAGTATTATTACGTATTGAAATTCTCAAAATATTAAGTTATTTAATTAAGTAAATACAAAAAGTTGATTACTTATTTTTGAATTGTATTCTCAACTTATTTACAATAGTCAAGAAAAAGGACACTATAACTTACTACTTGTTTTTGCCCACTACTAATTACTAAAGTCACCTTTCCTTCAAAGtggatttatgtttttattctCACAAATTCCACGCAAACATGCATACCCGTTATAACCTAGTTAGAATATATAATAGTGAATGAGTTCTTTCAACATTTAAAAGTTTGGTgttaaatcaaatttgaaataaaatccgtaaattttaattaatatatgtagtGATATATGATGATGGTCAGACAGCTTTGTCTTCGACTTTAAATTGTCTAAAGTGTATATAAACCTTGTGTTTTTTGTTAgtgacaaattttaaaaataaaaataattatatagaaaaagtataaaaatgatAAGATAAAAGGATATTACAATAATCATAGActttaaaattcaaagtttCTAACCATGTTATAATTATAgaatatactatattataatagaTAACCATAATAATGCATTTaacatatattcataaaatgtCGAGTGGATAAaggaaaagtaaataaaaaaattacttaacGATAAAAAGGTATTGTGACAAAAGAATGAACATAGATACAAGGAGACAAAATCATCTCACTTTggaaaaactcaaaaaaggTGCATCAACCTTTTTCCTTGGACACAAAATTCTAATGAGTAAACTTCATTGGTGTTAAACAGCtacatttatatacaattagttatgtatcaaataaattCTAAAATTCTAAACAACTTAGAGCTAACAAAGTTAAAAGGTGTTGGTAGTTAATACTCAAACTGAAATGGGTACATTTTGTCATAGATAAAATTCCAATCCTTTTGCCTGAGAGAACTTTACTTACGGTGTGTTTATTGAAAGGTGTAAAATTGGGTAAGTTCTCAATTTTTATTctcatttttcatctttttcttttttaaaagatatcTTCTATTTTGCCTGAATTATATTCGTAGTAAAATCAGAATATAAATGAAATATGCACTTTACATTTTTTGTTCTAAATCTCCTTGGTTTAATATGTATGCAgcgttataatatttttaagagAAAATTACGTAAAGTAGCCAATTTCGTTGTAATTGTATCAAAatagccaagtttttttggattatcacaaaatagtcATATAAATCGCAATAATCTGTAAGAATCGCAATAAGATCATgagaatcgcaatgagattcttgagaatcgcaatgagattctgCTGAatattgagatttttttttttttttgatttcgtcaacaataaataaaaaaaacatactagtTTATTACAAAATCCATGAGTGCAAAGCTTCAGAATTTCGATAACAATTTAACTTCAATACCTAATAGGCTAATACAACACAACGTTTACATCAAAAATCCCCTGAATTAACAGTCCCGAAGAGAGATAAGtgtgattttgatttgattggGATTTAAATTTcccttttgattttgataaatatccATACTCTCTCGATGGAGTAAATGATGTTTGTGATGGCACAGGTGCGCCACAAGTCAACCTTGAATGACCATGTTCCTTGCAACGACTGCATGTTGTTGTCTTCTTCTCTTCACTCTTGAACGGTATAAACtggtatatttatttatttattgttgacaaaattgcaaaaaatataataataataataataataataaaatacagAATCTCAAGATTCAGCAGGATCTCATTGCGATTCTATGATCTCATTGCGATCTGTCGATATTGCGATTCTCAataatctcattgcgattctcATGATCTTATTGCGATTCTTGCAAATTATTGCGATTTAGatggctattttgtgataatctaAAAAAACTTGGCTATTTTAGTACGATCGCAACGAAAATTGGCTATTGTCGCGATTTTCTCTatttttaattacatatattataaacttataatccAAAAGGATAACTTGTTATCATCTtagaataacttttttttataagcgATAGAAAATAAACAATGTCTTTAATAGTTaccttttgaaaaaaataaaaaaatatataataaacaatgtcttaagggggtgtttggtagcaTAGAATCATGAAAAATTGAACTATAATAGAGAATAGAAATAGTGAGAAATATAATGAGTATTTAGAAAGATAATGGATTATGTTGTTTGGTACACACaacaaatgaatataaaaaaatacaaaattttaaataataaaaagtttaatacatataacatgttcaaaacaaataaaaattttctctttttttttcattttcactcATTCTTCCACATTTCAAATGGCGATTTACTGGTAGAATAGTTAGGAGCTCTATTAAGGGCAAACTCAACATGAGTAAGCTTTAGACCTCAATCTTTCAGTGTTTTCTTCACCAGTGTCTTTGATAGCATACCAATatgtagagaatggagagaatgaaattgattctCACTTCTCCATTCTTATTCCTTTTCTCCATTACAAAGGAAGTCCTCCCATTTTCTTTCtccatttttcatttcatcGTACCTAACACCCCTTAAGTGATTTTTACACACAGTCCGTCTAGAAAAACAGTAAATAAGACCTTACCTTATAATGTCCCAAGGCTTGCGTCCTTGCGTCCTTGTGCTTGAGGACTCCGGATGCTATAAGCAGCGAGAGTCTTCGGAGGGAGTCCTTGGCCAA
Coding sequences within:
- the LOC122592763 gene encoding 2-succinylbenzoate--CoA ligase, chloroplastic/peroxisomal isoform X2, whose protein sequence is MKNIWRSNIRNEMREGGGGAHICQCLSRISTFRRTSPITIYGNRVNNGHRFVDAVLDLSFGLSQLGVKPGDVVAISAFNSELYLEWLLAITFVGGIVATLNYRWSFEEALCAMQDVKPVILVTDNDNSSNWHSDFQPCSVQSLKWHVLMDSHNRYSSADNVLTTNTLKTPSPRSHSFNYSFNCNGAAIVCFTSGTTGRPKGVILSHSALIIQSLAKIATIGYNEDDMYLHTAPLGHVGGLSSALAILMVGGCHVLTPKFEAKSALQAIEKFHVTSFITVPTIMSDMISLVSLSAKLIEDATSIFPNARLFTAYGMTEGCSSLTFMTLHDPTKQITTDRKLSLVNQEGVCVGKPAPHVELKISTDGSSHVGQVLTRGPHLMIGYWDQISVKENFGSEGWHETGDIGRIDDNGNLWLIGRLKGRIKSGGENIYPEEVETVILKHPGISAIAVVGLPDTRLTEMVVACIQLNHNWTWAGSRSDHLEIDNQRISSETLQQFCRTNNLTGFKVPKIFIRWNKKFPLTTSGKLRRDQLKGEVMLHLKLLPSSL
- the LOC122592763 gene encoding 2-succinylbenzoate--CoA ligase, chloroplastic/peroxisomal isoform X1, producing the protein MKNIWRSNIRNEMREGGGGAHICQCLSRISTFRRTSPITIYGNRVNNGHRFVDAVLDLSFGLSQLGVKPGDVVAISAFNSELYLEWLLAITFVGGIVATLNYRWSFEEALCAMQDVKPVILVTDNDNSSNWHSDFQPCSVQSLKWHVLMDSHNRYSSADNVLTTNTLKTPSPRSHSFNYSFNCNGAAIVCFTSGTTGRPKGVILSHSALIIQSLAKIATIGYNEDDMYLHTAPLGHVGGLSSALAILMVGGCHVLTPKFEAKSALQAIEKFHVTSFITVPTIMSDMISLVRTKDKQLELPMVKKILNGGGSLSAKLIEDATSIFPNARLFTAYGMTEGCSSLTFMTLHDPTKQITTDRKLSLVNQEGVCVGKPAPHVELKISTDGSSHVGQVLTRGPHLMIGYWDQISVKENFGSEGWHETGDIGRIDDNGNLWLIGRLKGRIKSGGENIYPEEVETVILKHPGISAIAVVGLPDTRLTEMVVACIQLNHNWTWAGSRSDHLEIDNQRISSETLQQFCRTNNLTGFKVPKIFIRWNKKFPLTTSGKLRRDQLKGEVMLHLKLLPSSL